In a genomic window of Xylophilus rhododendri:
- a CDS encoding DedA family protein has protein sequence MIHLHTAHLLADYGYYAVFFAGLLEGETILLLGAYAVHQGYLHMLPLIACGAAAAFLSDQFYFQLGRRKGQQVLQRHPKLEKRFEKAVAFVDRHPIATVMLMRFAWGLRIVFPVTLGMTKMRTALYVPLSAFAALVWATAVAYLGVWVTGVLKAIIGNLHHYELWFIGIAALIGLVVAIRHVKMA, from the coding sequence ATGATCCATCTCCACACCGCCCACCTGCTCGCCGACTACGGCTACTACGCCGTCTTCTTCGCCGGCCTGCTCGAAGGCGAGACCATCCTGCTGCTCGGCGCCTACGCGGTGCACCAGGGTTATCTGCACATGCTGCCGCTGATCGCCTGCGGCGCGGCGGCGGCCTTCCTCAGCGACCAGTTCTACTTCCAGCTCGGCCGGCGCAAGGGGCAGCAGGTGCTACAGCGCCACCCCAAGCTGGAAAAGCGCTTCGAGAAGGCCGTGGCCTTCGTCGACCGCCATCCGATCGCCACCGTGATGCTGATGCGTTTCGCCTGGGGCCTGCGCATCGTGTTCCCGGTGACGCTGGGCATGACGAAGATGCGCACCGCCCTCTATGTGCCGCTGTCGGCCTTCGCGGCGCTGGTCTGGGCGACGGCGGTGGCCTATCTGGGTGTGTGGGTGACCGGGGTGCTCAAGGCCATCATCGGCAATCTGCACCACTACGAGCTGTGGTTCATCGGCATCGCGGCGCTCATCGGGCTCGTCGTGGCGATACGCCACGTCAAGATGGCCTAG
- a CDS encoding amidase: MDLPMGSATRATPALHDMEAAELSAAYRQGVLSPVEVTRAVLDRIGHWEPQLLATYLLRPEVALAQARASEERWRRGQPLGPLDGITVTIKENIASAGDPVPLGTAATTLVPAAADAPPAARLREAGCVMVAKTTMPDYGMLSSGLSSFHPLTRNPWDTNRGPGGSSAGAAAACAGGYGPLHVGTDIGGSLRLPAGWCGVFSLKPSFGRIPIDPPTLGRVAGPITRTVSDAALMMQALSRPDARDTMCLPPADIDWASVASVQPEFLKGLRIGLLMDAGCGLPVETSVHEAVEAAAALLERAGAIVEPMAPFMTQGMLDGMDHSWRMRSHLDMAGLPAERRARVLPYIRQWADSVAGMSGAALYQAQQQFFATRVATLRACAVYDYVISPVAPMPAFDAELPSPTDDPLHPLEHIGFTVPFNMSEQPAASVPCGFTPQGLPVGLQIAGPRFDDLGVLKLARAFELIRQPMRAWPQP, from the coding sequence ATGGATCTACCGATGGGCAGCGCCACCCGCGCCACGCCCGCCCTGCACGACATGGAAGCGGCCGAGCTGTCGGCCGCCTACCGCCAGGGCGTGCTGTCCCCGGTGGAAGTGACCCGGGCGGTGCTCGACCGCATCGGCCACTGGGAGCCCCAGCTGCTGGCCACCTACCTGCTGCGGCCGGAGGTGGCCCTGGCCCAGGCCCGCGCCTCGGAAGAACGCTGGCGCCGCGGCCAGCCGCTGGGGCCGCTGGACGGCATCACCGTCACCATCAAGGAGAACATCGCCTCGGCCGGCGACCCGGTGCCGCTGGGCACCGCCGCCACCACCCTGGTGCCGGCCGCCGCCGATGCGCCGCCGGCCGCCCGCCTGCGCGAGGCCGGCTGCGTGATGGTGGCCAAGACCACCATGCCGGACTACGGCATGCTGTCCTCCGGCCTGTCGAGCTTCCACCCGCTCACCCGCAATCCCTGGGACACCAACCGCGGCCCGGGCGGCTCCAGCGCCGGCGCCGCCGCGGCCTGCGCCGGCGGCTACGGCCCGCTGCATGTGGGCACCGACATCGGCGGCTCGCTGCGCCTGCCGGCCGGCTGGTGCGGCGTCTTTAGCCTGAAGCCCAGTTTCGGCCGCATTCCGATCGACCCGCCCACGCTGGGCCGGGTCGCCGGGCCGATCACCCGCACGGTGAGCGACGCGGCGCTGATGATGCAGGCGCTGTCCCGGCCCGACGCCCGCGACACCATGTGCCTGCCGCCCGCGGACATCGACTGGGCATCGGTCGCATCGGTGCAGCCCGAATTCCTCAAGGGCCTGCGCATCGGCCTGCTGATGGACGCCGGCTGCGGCCTGCCGGTGGAGACCTCGGTGCACGAGGCCGTCGAAGCCGCCGCCGCCCTGCTGGAGCGCGCCGGCGCCATCGTCGAGCCGATGGCGCCCTTCATGACCCAGGGCATGCTCGACGGCATGGATCACAGCTGGCGCATGCGCTCGCACCTGGACATGGCCGGCCTGCCGGCCGAACGCCGCGCCCGGGTGCTGCCCTACATCCGGCAATGGGCCGACAGCGTGGCGGGCATGTCCGGCGCGGCCCTCTACCAGGCGCAGCAGCAGTTCTTCGCCACCCGGGTGGCCACGCTGCGTGCCTGCGCGGTGTACGACTACGTGATCTCGCCGGTCGCGCCCATGCCGGCCTTCGATGCCGAGCTGCCATCGCCCACCGACGACCCGCTGCATCCGCTGGAGCACATCGGCTTCACCGTGCCCTTCAACATGTCCGAGCAGCCGGCCGCCTCGGTGCCCTGCGGCTTCACGCCGCAAGGCCTGCCGGTGGGCCTGCAGATCGCCGGGCCGCGCTTCGACGACCTGGGGGTGCTGAAGCTGGCGCGCGCCTTCGAGCTGATCCGCCAGCCGATGCGGGCCTGGCCGCAACCATGA
- a CDS encoding K+/H+ antiporter subunit F, whose amino-acid sequence MNSVLACALWLGPLMLLLAMACALLRLLLGPLAEDRILALDALYTASVLLVLVLGLRANGGGAYFEVALLIALLGFASSSAMAKFVLRGEVVE is encoded by the coding sequence ATGAACTCCGTTCTTGCCTGCGCCCTCTGGCTGGGCCCCCTGATGCTGCTGCTGGCCATGGCCTGCGCCCTGCTGCGGCTGCTGCTGGGCCCGCTGGCCGAGGACCGCATCCTGGCGCTGGATGCGCTCTACACCGCCTCGGTGCTGCTGGTGCTGGTGCTGGGGCTGCGTGCCAACGGCGGCGGCGCGTACTTCGAGGTGGCGCTGCTGATCGCGCTGCTGGGCTTCGCGTCTTCCAGTGCCATGGCCAAGTTCGTGCTGCGCGGGGAGGTGGTGGAATGA
- a CDS encoding phospholipase D-like domain-containing protein, giving the protein MPHTLLPFLPSLSQHLLIAVLAVLVYVVTTRARRDQRAPPSAIAWVMGLALLPYLVLPMYLAFGRRKLRPAHAPRVPQGQPYAHWAAELAESFNLAAPAVTRTRLHADGAIARDALWATIAAARERLDVCTFIIGQDALGRATMQRLVGQARAGVRVRLLLDGFGALMLPRRHFDALREAGGEIAVFRPLLGLRSDGPRNLRNHRKFVIADEKLLWSGGRNLAAEYFTGDVDAGLEPWADLSFEIEGPTAAAAARQFEQDWSAVHQKRPRHIPPGVAPAPASGTVTQFLPSGPDQSEDTAQAILVAACFHARRRILAVTPYFVPNDALRDALRLAALRGVQVDIAIPRRSNHRLADMARSRAMRDLARAGARFHLLPAMAHAKAVVVDDELALCGSINLDLRSLLLNHEAGVLFYDPADIAWLAAWIEALAADAQAFDASPPSLLRDIGEGLLLTVAFQL; this is encoded by the coding sequence CTGCCGCATACGCTGCTGCCGTTTCTTCCCTCGCTGTCCCAGCACCTGCTGATCGCGGTCCTCGCGGTGCTGGTGTATGTGGTCACCACCCGCGCCCGGCGCGACCAGCGGGCGCCGCCCAGCGCCATCGCCTGGGTGATGGGCCTGGCGCTGCTGCCCTATCTGGTGCTGCCGATGTACCTGGCCTTCGGCCGGCGCAAGCTGCGGCCGGCGCATGCGCCGCGTGTGCCCCAGGGCCAGCCCTACGCCCACTGGGCGGCGGAGCTGGCCGAGAGCTTCAACCTGGCGGCGCCGGCCGTCACCCGCACCCGGCTGCATGCCGACGGCGCGATCGCCCGCGACGCCCTCTGGGCCACCATCGCCGCCGCGCGCGAGCGGCTCGACGTCTGCACCTTCATCATCGGCCAGGACGCGCTCGGCCGCGCCACCATGCAGCGCCTGGTCGGCCAGGCCCGGGCCGGCGTGCGGGTGCGGCTGCTGCTCGACGGCTTCGGCGCGCTGATGCTGCCGCGCCGCCATTTCGACGCGCTGCGCGAGGCCGGCGGCGAGATCGCGGTGTTCCGCCCGCTGCTGGGCCTGCGCAGCGACGGGCCGCGCAACCTGCGCAACCACCGCAAGTTCGTCATCGCCGACGAGAAGCTGCTGTGGTCCGGCGGCCGCAACCTGGCGGCCGAATACTTCACCGGCGATGTGGATGCCGGCCTGGAACCCTGGGCCGACCTGTCCTTCGAGATCGAGGGCCCCACCGCCGCCGCCGCCGCCCGTCAGTTCGAGCAGGACTGGAGCGCGGTGCACCAGAAGCGGCCGCGCCACATCCCGCCGGGCGTGGCGCCGGCGCCCGCCAGCGGCACCGTCACCCAGTTCCTGCCCAGCGGTCCGGACCAGAGCGAGGACACCGCCCAGGCCATCCTGGTGGCGGCCTGCTTCCACGCCAGGCGCCGCATCCTGGCCGTCACGCCCTACTTCGTGCCCAACGACGCCCTGCGCGACGCGCTGCGCCTGGCCGCCCTGCGCGGGGTGCAGGTGGACATCGCCATCCCGCGCCGCTCCAACCACCGCCTGGCCGACATGGCGCGCAGCCGGGCGATGCGCGACCTGGCGCGAGCGGGCGCGCGCTTTCACCTGCTGCCGGCCATGGCCCATGCCAAGGCGGTGGTGGTGGACGACGAGCTGGCGCTGTGCGGTTCGATCAACCTCGACCTGCGCAGCCTGCTGCTCAACCACGAGGCCGGCGTGCTGTTCTACGACCCCGCCGACATTGCCTGGCTGGCCGCCTGGATCGAGGCCCTGGCCGCCGACGCCCAAGCCTTCGACGCCAGCCCGCCCAGCCTGCTGCGCGACATCGGCGAGGGGCTGCTGCTCACCGTCGCCTTTCAGCTATAG
- a CDS encoding FAD-binding oxidoreductase, whose translation MTTTTDLTPLLSALRHIVGDSYLLTEGDLTGYEQDWRKRTRGRALAVVRPGTTAEVSAVVKACVAAGVSLVPQGGNTGLVNGSTPDDSGRQVVLSLGRMAAIRAVDPDNLTVTVEAGCVLQVLQQAMEQQGFLFPLSLAAEGSCMIGGNLASNAGGTQVLRYGNARELCLGLEIVNAQGEVWDGLSGLRKDNTGYDLRNLFVGSEGTLGIITAATMKLFPLPAATLTAWAAVPSMEAAVTLLGLAQKHLGANLTGFEAMGQFALSLVGKHMPQLRVPFLGDADVPYCVLLENSDSESEEHARAQFERLLETAIEHGVVSDAVVAENIAQAQGLWHIRENIPMAQAEEGLNVKHDISVPVSKIAEFVSITDGLLREAIPGVRLVNFGHLGDGNLHYNVQAPAEGDIKAFLVEREHEINDIVYRSVASFDGSFSAEHGVGGMKVHELEQYESPTALAMMRAIKTALDPQNTMNPGRMLAA comes from the coding sequence ATGACCACCACCACCGACCTCACCCCCTTGCTCTCGGCCCTGCGCCACATCGTCGGCGACAGCTATCTGCTGACCGAAGGCGACCTGACCGGCTACGAGCAGGACTGGCGCAAACGCACCCGCGGCCGCGCGCTGGCGGTGGTGCGCCCGGGCACGACGGCCGAGGTGTCGGCGGTGGTCAAGGCCTGCGTGGCCGCCGGTGTCTCGCTGGTGCCGCAGGGCGGCAACACCGGCCTGGTCAACGGCTCCACGCCGGACGATTCCGGCCGCCAGGTGGTGCTGAGCCTGGGCCGCATGGCGGCGATCCGCGCGGTCGATCCGGACAACCTCACCGTCACGGTGGAGGCCGGCTGCGTGCTGCAGGTGCTGCAGCAGGCGATGGAGCAGCAAGGCTTTCTCTTCCCGCTCAGCCTGGCCGCCGAGGGCAGCTGCATGATCGGCGGCAACCTGGCCAGCAATGCCGGCGGCACCCAGGTGCTGCGCTACGGCAACGCACGCGAGCTGTGCCTGGGGCTGGAGATCGTCAACGCCCAGGGCGAGGTGTGGGACGGCCTGTCGGGCCTGCGAAAGGACAACACCGGCTACGACCTGCGCAACCTCTTCGTCGGCAGCGAGGGCACGCTGGGCATCATCACCGCAGCGACGATGAAGCTCTTTCCCCTGCCCGCCGCCACGCTCACCGCCTGGGCCGCCGTGCCCTCGATGGAAGCCGCCGTCACCCTGCTCGGCCTGGCGCAGAAGCATCTGGGCGCCAACCTGACCGGCTTCGAGGCCATGGGCCAGTTCGCGCTCTCCCTGGTCGGCAAGCACATGCCGCAGCTGCGCGTGCCTTTCCTGGGCGATGCGGACGTGCCTTACTGCGTGCTGCTGGAGAACTCCGACAGCGAGTCCGAGGAACACGCCCGCGCCCAGTTCGAGCGCCTGCTGGAAACCGCCATCGAGCACGGCGTGGTCAGCGACGCCGTCGTGGCCGAGAACATCGCCCAGGCCCAGGGCCTGTGGCATATCCGCGAGAACATCCCGATGGCGCAGGCCGAGGAAGGCCTCAACGTCAAGCACGACATCTCGGTGCCGGTCTCGAAGATCGCCGAGTTCGTCTCGATCACCGACGGCCTGCTGCGCGAGGCGATTCCCGGCGTGCGCCTGGTCAACTTCGGCCATCTTGGCGACGGCAACCTGCACTACAACGTGCAGGCGCCGGCCGAAGGCGACATCAAGGCCTTCCTGGTCGAGCGCGAGCACGAGATCAACGACATCGTCTACCGCTCGGTGGCCTCCTTCGACGGCTCCTTCTCCGCCGAACACGGCGTGGGCGGCATGAAGGTGCACGAGCTGGAGCAGTACGAATCGCCCACCGCCCTGGCCATGATGCGGGCGATCAAGACCGCGCTGGACCCGCAGAACACCATGAACCCGGGCCGCATGCTGGCCGCCTGA
- a CDS encoding CBS domain-containing protein, whose protein sequence is MKVSDILRVKGGTLFTVEPDDSLATAVETMAERDIGSLVVMEHGDLVGMLTFREVIQTIVANGNAVGSKLVRSAMDRAPLTCTPETELDEVRRMMLERHARYLPVLNAGRLDGVISFYDVAKAVVDSQNFENKMLKAYIRDWPEDHEEQPT, encoded by the coding sequence ATGAAAGTCAGCGACATCCTTCGTGTGAAGGGCGGCACCCTCTTCACCGTCGAGCCCGACGATTCCCTGGCCACCGCCGTGGAAACCATGGCCGAGCGCGACATCGGCTCCCTGGTGGTGATGGAGCACGGCGACCTGGTCGGCATGCTGACCTTCCGCGAGGTGATCCAGACCATCGTCGCCAACGGCAATGCGGTCGGCAGCAAGCTGGTGCGCAGCGCCATGGACCGCGCCCCGCTCACCTGCACCCCCGAGACCGAACTCGACGAAGTGCGCCGCATGATGCTGGAGCGGCATGCCCGCTACCTGCCGGTGCTCAACGCCGGCCGCCTCGACGGCGTGATCAGCTTCTACGACGTCGCCAAGGCGGTGGTGGACAGCCAGAACTTCGAGAACAAGATGCTCAAGGCCTACATCCGCGACTGGCCGGAAGACCACGAAGAGCAGCCCACCTGA
- a CDS encoding DUF2069 domain-containing protein, with protein sequence MTPPLTPPPTPPSSSVRLTRSLAVFSLLGLILLCLAWELWLAPLRPGGSWLALKALPLCLPLAGLLKHRMYTYRWVSLLVWLYFAEGTVRAWGDPAPGHWLALAEVALCLLLFLACALHVRTRLRAPRIQHI encoded by the coding sequence ATGACGCCGCCCCTTACGCCGCCCCCCACACCGCCCTCCTCTTCCGTGCGCCTGACGCGCAGCCTCGCGGTGTTCAGCCTGCTCGGCCTGATCCTGCTGTGCCTGGCCTGGGAACTCTGGCTGGCGCCGCTGCGTCCGGGCGGCTCCTGGCTGGCGCTCAAGGCCCTGCCGCTGTGCCTGCCGCTGGCCGGCCTGCTCAAGCACCGCATGTACACCTACCGCTGGGTCAGCCTGCTGGTGTGGCTGTATTTCGCCGAGGGCACGGTGCGCGCCTGGGGCGATCCGGCGCCGGGCCACTGGCTGGCGCTGGCCGAGGTGGCGCTGTGCCTGCTGCTGTTCCTGGCCTGCGCCCTGCACGTGCGGACGCGCCTGCGCGCACCGCGCATCCAACACATATAG
- a CDS encoding YihY family inner membrane protein produces the protein MPPTQTRRGAQALDRLRLASAHLAQVGAQAAAALARFPWRTAASLLRQRYREDQLALTAGSLTFTTVLALVPFFVVALAVFTAFPIFSQMQDQLQRWLVASLVPEGIARQVLGYMTQFSSKASRLGAAGLSALVITTLALILTIDRTLNRIWRVRRPRGLAQRLLIYWAALTFGPLVLAVSLATTGAVVAFSRDVVDVVPGGVRLVLGSIELLLLAAGIAGLYHFVPNKPVRWSHAWGGGLAVAACLEIAKKGVGLYIGSVPTYSVVYGAFASMPIMLLWIYVAWNIVLLGAVSVAYLPGLLSGAVLRHEGAGWRFQLALEVLAHLHASQRAGLHGRNAVEIAQSLRVDVLQLEPVLETLVGLDWVGVLREARDGQPPRLVLLADLHATAAGPLAELLLLERGAGTQATWERTGIARLSVADLV, from the coding sequence ATGCCGCCAACGCAGACCCGCCGTGGCGCGCAAGCGCTGGATCGGCTGCGCCTGGCTTCTGCGCATCTGGCGCAGGTCGGCGCGCAGGCCGCCGCCGCGCTGGCCCGCTTCCCCTGGCGCACCGCCGCCTCGCTGCTGCGCCAACGCTACCGCGAGGACCAGCTGGCGCTGACCGCCGGCAGCCTCACCTTCACCACCGTGCTGGCCCTGGTGCCCTTCTTCGTGGTGGCGCTGGCGGTGTTCACCGCCTTCCCCATCTTCAGCCAGATGCAGGACCAGCTGCAGCGCTGGCTGGTCGCCAGCCTGGTGCCCGAGGGCATCGCCCGGCAGGTGCTGGGCTACATGACGCAGTTCTCCAGCAAGGCCAGCCGCCTGGGCGCGGCCGGGCTGAGCGCGCTGGTGATCACCACCCTGGCGCTGATCCTCACCATAGACCGCACGCTCAACCGCATCTGGCGGGTGCGCCGGCCGCGCGGCCTGGCGCAGCGCCTGCTGATCTACTGGGCCGCGCTCACCTTCGGCCCGCTGGTGCTGGCGGTGAGCCTGGCGACCACCGGCGCGGTGGTCGCCTTCTCGCGCGACGTGGTGGACGTGGTGCCCGGCGGCGTGCGCCTGGTGCTGGGCAGCATCGAGCTGCTGCTGCTGGCCGCGGGCATCGCCGGCCTCTACCACTTCGTGCCGAACAAGCCGGTGCGCTGGTCGCATGCCTGGGGCGGCGGCCTGGCGGTGGCCGCCTGCCTGGAGATCGCCAAGAAGGGCGTGGGCCTCTACATCGGCTCGGTGCCGACCTACTCGGTGGTGTATGGGGCCTTCGCCAGCATGCCGATCATGCTGCTGTGGATCTACGTGGCCTGGAACATCGTGCTGCTGGGCGCCGTCTCGGTGGCCTACCTGCCGGGCCTGCTGAGCGGCGCGGTGCTGCGCCACGAAGGCGCGGGGTGGCGTTTCCAGCTGGCGCTGGAGGTGCTGGCGCACCTGCATGCCTCGCAGCGCGCCGGGCTGCACGGCCGCAACGCGGTCGAGATCGCCCAGTCATTGCGGGTCGATGTGCTGCAGCTGGAGCCGGTGCTCGAAACCCTGGTCGGCCTCGACTGGGTGGGCGTGCTGCGCGAGGCCCGGGACGGCCAGCCGCCGCGCCTGGTGCTGCTGGCCGACCTGCACGCCACCGCCGCCGGGCCGCTGGCCGAACTGCTGCTGCTGGAGCGCGGCGCCGGCACGCAGGCGACCTGGGAGCGCACCGGCATCGCCCGGCTGTCGGTGGCCGACCTGGTCTAG
- a CDS encoding ABC transporter substrate-binding protein, whose protein sequence is MPTRRRFLATSSTSAACLLSGAPAAWAQSRGKTAVVVGIALEPPGLDPTAAAASSIAEVTLYNVYETLTRVNSDGSVSPLLAEGWELSPDLKTLTFRLRRGVSFHNGRPFDANAVKFSFERAASDKSTNKDKRTFQNLSVQVVDDYTVVLLNREIDPDLPFLLGQATAVIVEPTSADTNAAQPVGTGPYRLERFNRGASLILAAWDGYRSPAAARIRRATFRFIPDPAAQSAALLAGDVDLFPRLAPRSAEQFKNNPRFEVLVGGSRAKTIVSINHRRKPLDDVRVRRALYAAIDRQEMITGAADGYGVPIGSFYVPGAPGYIDTTGLNPHDLGKAKQLLAEAGVKTPLELTVTLPPTAYARQGGEVLAAQLAKVGVVCKLQNVEWAQWLANTYGGGFNYDLSIISHVEPFDLGNNARPDYYWGYQSREFQALYDRIKTSPTETQRKQLLGQAQQMLARDAVSLYLYQPQWVTVARRGLTGVWKDLPIFVNHLAVLGWT, encoded by the coding sequence ATGCCCACGCGCCGCCGCTTCCTCGCCACCTCGTCCACTTCCGCCGCCTGCCTGCTGAGCGGCGCGCCCGCCGCCTGGGCCCAGTCGCGGGGCAAGACGGCGGTGGTGGTCGGCATCGCACTCGAACCGCCGGGGCTGGACCCGACGGCCGCCGCCGCCTCCTCCATCGCCGAGGTCACGCTCTACAACGTCTACGAGACGCTGACCCGGGTCAACAGCGACGGCAGCGTCTCGCCGCTGCTGGCCGAGGGCTGGGAGCTGTCGCCCGACCTGAAGACCCTGACCTTTCGCCTCCGGCGCGGCGTGAGCTTCCACAACGGCCGGCCCTTCGACGCCAACGCGGTCAAGTTCAGCTTCGAACGCGCAGCCTCCGACAAGAGCACCAACAAGGACAAACGCACCTTCCAGAACCTCAGCGTGCAGGTGGTGGACGATTACACCGTGGTGCTGCTCAACCGCGAGATCGATCCCGACCTGCCCTTCCTGCTCGGCCAGGCCACCGCCGTGATCGTCGAGCCGACCAGCGCCGACACCAACGCGGCCCAGCCGGTCGGCACCGGTCCCTACAGGCTGGAGCGCTTCAACCGCGGCGCCTCGCTGATCCTGGCCGCCTGGGACGGCTACCGCAGCCCCGCCGCCGCCCGCATCCGCCGCGCCACCTTCCGCTTCATTCCCGACCCGGCTGCCCAATCCGCCGCGCTGCTGGCCGGCGACGTGGACCTGTTCCCGCGCCTGGCGCCGCGCAGCGCCGAGCAGTTCAAGAACAACCCGCGCTTCGAGGTGCTGGTGGGCGGCTCGCGCGCCAAGACCATCGTCTCGATCAACCACCGCCGAAAGCCGCTCGACGACGTGCGCGTGCGCCGTGCGCTCTACGCCGCCATCGACCGGCAGGAGATGATCACCGGCGCGGCCGACGGCTACGGCGTGCCGATCGGCAGCTTCTACGTGCCCGGCGCGCCCGGCTACATCGACACCACCGGCCTCAATCCGCACGACCTGGGGAAAGCTAAGCAGCTGCTGGCCGAGGCCGGCGTGAAGACGCCGCTGGAACTCACCGTCACCCTACCGCCCACCGCCTACGCCCGCCAGGGCGGCGAGGTGCTGGCCGCGCAGCTGGCCAAGGTGGGCGTGGTCTGCAAGCTGCAGAACGTGGAATGGGCGCAGTGGCTGGCCAACACCTATGGCGGCGGCTTCAACTACGACCTGTCCATCATTTCCCATGTGGAGCCCTTCGACCTGGGCAACAACGCCCGGCCGGACTACTACTGGGGCTACCAGTCCAGGGAATTCCAGGCGCTCTACGACCGCATCAAGACCTCGCCCACCGAGACCCAGCGCAAGCAGCTGCTCGGCCAGGCGCAGCAGATGCTGGCGCGCGACGCCGTCTCGCTCTACCTCTACCAGCCCCAGTGGGTGACGGTGGCGCGGCGCGGGCTGACCGGTGTCTGGAAGGACCTGCCGATCTTCGTCAACCATCTCGCCGTACTGGGCTGGACATGA
- a CDS encoding glycine betaine ABC transporter substrate-binding protein has product MRGIRWLCLALCMLSAWQAGAAEPLRIGSKRFTESYVLAEVLARQARASGTAVTVSAGLGNTAVVAAALAAGSIDVYPEYTGTIARELLQRPDIDTLPALQAALAPKGLGVAVPLGFENGYALALRADVADRLQLRSLADLARHPELRLGLSNEFLGRADGWPGLAAHYRLPQQPQALDHGLAYQALEAGNVDIVDAYTTDAQVARRGLRLLADTDHWFPGYQAVLLYRLDLPQHFPAAWAALQRLEGRIDASRMAALNARAEIDGAAFEVVAREALDGSAPPSTQRAPTWRDRLFGPDLARLTRQHLALVAISVALAVLIGVPLALLCARRPRLRGPLLATAGLLQTVPSLALLAALISWMGRIGTAPALVALALYALLPVMRNTVAGLDGISPGLRQAATALGMGDGQRLRLIELPLALPVLLAGVRTATTIAIGTATLAAFVGAGGYGERIVTGLALNDHGLLLAGALPAAALALLSEAVFSLLARWTSRGRRI; this is encoded by the coding sequence ATGCGCGGCATCCGCTGGCTGTGCCTGGCCCTCTGCATGCTGTCGGCCTGGCAGGCCGGTGCCGCGGAGCCGCTGCGCATCGGCTCCAAGCGTTTCACCGAGAGTTATGTGCTGGCCGAGGTGCTGGCGCGCCAGGCACGCGCCAGCGGCACGGCGGTGACCGTGTCGGCCGGACTGGGCAACACGGCCGTGGTGGCCGCCGCGCTGGCGGCCGGCAGCATCGATGTCTATCCCGAATACACCGGCACCATCGCCCGTGAATTGCTGCAGCGGCCGGACATCGACACCCTGCCTGCCCTGCAGGCCGCGCTGGCGCCCAAGGGGCTGGGGGTGGCGGTGCCGCTGGGTTTCGAGAACGGCTATGCGCTGGCCCTGCGCGCCGACGTGGCCGACCGCCTGCAGCTGCGATCGCTGGCCGACCTGGCCCGGCATCCCGAGCTGCGCCTGGGCCTGTCCAACGAATTCCTGGGCCGCGCCGACGGCTGGCCCGGCCTGGCCGCGCACTACCGCCTGCCGCAGCAGCCGCAGGCGCTGGACCACGGCCTGGCCTACCAGGCGCTGGAAGCCGGCAATGTGGACATCGTCGATGCCTACACCACCGATGCCCAGGTGGCCCGCCGCGGCCTGCGCCTGCTGGCCGACACCGACCACTGGTTCCCCGGCTACCAGGCCGTGCTGCTCTACCGCCTGGACCTGCCGCAGCACTTTCCCGCCGCCTGGGCCGCCCTGCAGCGGCTCGAAGGCCGCATCGATGCCAGCCGCATGGCCGCCCTCAACGCGCGGGCCGAGATCGACGGCGCGGCTTTCGAAGTGGTAGCGCGGGAGGCGCTGGACGGCAGCGCGCCGCCGTCCACGCAACGGGCGCCGACCTGGCGCGACCGCCTCTTCGGCCCCGACCTCGCCCGCCTCACCCGCCAGCACCTGGCCCTGGTCGCCATCTCGGTGGCCCTGGCCGTGCTGATCGGCGTGCCGCTGGCCCTGCTCTGCGCCCGCAGGCCCCGGCTGCGCGGCCCGCTGCTGGCCACCGCCGGCCTGCTGCAGACGGTGCCCTCGCTGGCCCTGCTGGCCGCCCTGATCTCCTGGATGGGCCGCATCGGCACCGCGCCGGCGCTGGTGGCGCTGGCCCTCTATGCCCTGCTGCCGGTGATGCGCAACACGGTGGCTGGCCTCGACGGCATCTCGCCCGGCCTGCGCCAGGCGGCCACCGCCCTGGGCATGGGCGACGGCCAGCGCCTGCGGCTGATCGAGCTGCCGCTGGCCCTGCCGGTGCTGCTGGCCGGCGTGCGCACCGCCACCACCATCGCCATCGGCACGGCCACCCTGGCCGCCTTCGTCGGCGCCGGGGGCTATGGCGAACGCATCGTCACCGGGCTGGCGCTCAACGACCACGGCCTGCTGCTGGCCGGCGCATTACCCGCGGCGGCCCTGGCCCTGCTCAGCGAAGCGGTGTTTTCCCTGCTCGCCCGTTGGACTAGCCGCGGCCGCCGGATTTGA
- the mnhG gene encoding monovalent cation/H(+) antiporter subunit G: MSAVADLPAWVQALCGMLILLGSALALVGALGVLRMPSFFQRVHATTLASTLGAWSVAIAAALFFSFGEKRLALHPLLVPALLALTVPVSTFFLMRAAVFRHRRAGTAGVPPPLASQGDSSSAP; this comes from the coding sequence ATGAGCGCTGTCGCCGACCTGCCCGCCTGGGTGCAGGCCCTGTGCGGGATGCTGATCCTGCTGGGTTCGGCACTGGCGCTGGTGGGCGCTTTGGGCGTACTGCGGATGCCGAGCTTCTTTCAGCGGGTGCATGCGACCACGCTGGCCAGCACGCTGGGGGCCTGGTCGGTGGCCATTGCCGCCGCGCTGTTCTTCTCCTTTGGCGAGAAGCGCCTGGCCTTGCATCCACTGCTGGTGCCTGCGCTGCTGGCCCTGACCGTGCCGGTCAGCACCTTCTTCCTGATGCGTGCGGCGGTGTTTCGCCATCGACGGGCGGGTACTGCGGGGGTGCCGCCGCCGCTGGCTTCACAGGGCGATTCTTCTTCCGCTCCTTGA